In Chrysemys picta bellii isolate R12L10 chromosome 4, ASM1138683v2, whole genome shotgun sequence, the sequence AGGGTTCGAGGTGCTGGGACAATTGCCTTGTTAGATGCAGCCTCTGGTGCCAGGGAAGTTCTCTGCAATCCCAGATCCCAGGGTCGGGACCCTGACCAGCAACACAACAGTTAGCATGAGATGCAGTCACATAGGACAAAGGGCCTTCAAAAGCCAGTCCACAAAAGCACAGCCAGTCTGTCCCTTGGGGCAGGATCCCAGCTCCATACATCACCTCCCCAATGGGACCCATCAAGAGCTGCCTGAGCAGATGCAACCTTCTCCAGGCAGGAGGACTAGTCAGCTGGAAGAAACGTAAGGTGCATTGGACAGAAGCACTCCCCATCCATGCCAGAGCCCCATACGGCATGCCCGCCCACCCACCCTTCCGACACTGTTAGCATGCCAGCAGCACTGACCTGATCCACGCGGGGCCTGCCTGGGGACAAACTCTCTGCTGATGGCCCCGTTTGGGGGATACGTGGGGACGGTCTCtttatcttcctcttcctcctcaaacTCTGTGCTCAGCTGCCTGAagttcagttgcagctgtgtCACACTAGGGACAGAGGGCTCCGAGCCAcgcctggctcctccccagctcccagctgctgcttctggctggaCGGCTGGCTCCGAGCCCCGACGGCTCAGCGATAAGGCAGGCTGTGAGCCGCATCTGCTCCAAGCAGGGGCTGGAGGGTCTTGGATGTGCTGGTAGCTGGAAGAGTCAAAGGTTACAGGCTACACAGGGAAGCCCAGTGGTGAGAAACATTCCTATCAGTTAGGTCGCTGGACCGCCCCTTTCCGCTCAGAATCTCATGCCACCGCAGTGTCCGAAGCTTCGCTAGGGCTGAGACACACCAGGGAACAGCTCATCTCCTCAGCTGTAGCAATGACGATGGAGATTTTCAGAATAAGTCTAAAGGATTTAGACACCTATTCCATTAAAGTTTAATGCTTAGGAagtctcaggctacatctacccTACGAAGCCTATGCTCGCACAGCCCTAGTGTAGACGCCACATATGCCAGCAGGAGGTTTTTTTGCTGGTGTAGGCACACCACCTCCCCGAACCACATTAGCACTTTCCCCAGGGTTTTTatcagcatagctacagcaccaGGAAGCGTGTGTTTCTCCCATGTCCCCACTCGACATAAAACCTATACTGGCACGGCCGAACGCCTCAACCTAGGACTTCCAGCAGTTGAACAAGCTACAGTCTTCAAGCTCTGGCTCACTACAGCGGTCTTGCACCTCTTGGCAGCGAATGTGTCTAAGTCTACGCCAGCAGGAGTGGACCCTGTATTCCTCTGCCCATGCAACTCCCCTGGGGAAACAGGTCTCAGATGTTTTTCCCCCATCTTACCTAACCAAATCTCTAGCCTGTTGGAGAATTATGGTTTCCATTTTAGACTAGGCTCTAGAGATTCCGCCCCACCTCCCGCCCCACTGCTTTAGaccagggctgggcaaactatggcccgcgggccacatcagGCCCTAGAGTCTGGACCatgacaaaaaatatatatatatatttgactgCCCCTGGTCTAGGGTATTTCTAAGGGGCCCATCACCTTGGTCTCTAGCCCAGATCTGCAGCATCCCAGGCAACGTCCTTACCTGCAGCGGTCTCCGTAGCCGCAGAACCCATTCTGGAAATACCTGCAGATCTGGGCTGACTTCCGGTCGTGTGAGAAACGGCAATTCTGACCCCATCTGCAGGCTCCACGGGCAAAGTTCCTGCAGGGAGAACAGAATCCATATGGACTCTCaggctgctgcccctccaccatCCCTCCAGCTGCACACCAGCTTCCTATGGATACAGCCTCAATGGATACAGCTCCCACTCGTCCATCCACTCATCCTGACACTCCCTTACTTCCCAGAGGAAGTCAGTGCCTTCCCCAGCCCACTAACCGGGGAGGCTGCAGAAACTAGAGGATGTTTCCTACTGGGGGGGGTAAATGATTGCTCAGCGGGGGCCGCACTGTCAGCAAGATTCACTTGGTAGGTCTTCATTTCAGCCTTGTGAGATGCCCAGTGATGAGCAGCAAACGCCAGGCTCtcatgtggggggcgggggggagcagagcagctccctTGCGTTCTGCGCACATCAGCGAAGCTTGAACACAGGGCTGGGATTTGTAAGGGAGGTGACAGGGACTGggcacccaattcccattgaaattcagtagGATTTGAGCACTTAACTCTCCCGGGCTCCTGTAAAACgcccagcctcaggcctgctGCCCAGTCCAGGGTGCACTGAGGAGAAGCTCATGGATGAGGGCCCAGCAGGGGTGAGAGAACAAGGCCAGCAGCCACTAGTGAGATGCAGAGGGCTCGGACAGCAGCTCAGCTCAGGAGCGCTGGAAACCCAGGGGGTGGACACGTCCCATAGGGAGGGCACAGTGCACATCACATAGCCTGGGGAAAAGAGCTATGGTATAGCAGCCTGACTGATCTGGGTGTGTAGTTACATGCTATGGCTGACAGCAAGCAGGGGCGTTCCCCAGCCTACAGCCCATCTCAGCACACACAGAGAAACAGCCCACCCCACTGCCAAAAGAACTTGGGTAGAGGAAGATGGCTAGGGAGTCAGAGAGCCCTCAGAGGAAGAACAGGGGACAGGAGGAAACCTGCAGGAGCACTGGAGAAAGGCCACTGCACCCAGCCTAGCAGATCTGATTCAGGGAGCAGAAGCATGGCCAggctatgtagggtgaccagacagcaagtgtgaaacatcgggtcaggggatgggggggggggggggggtaatagaatcccatataagaaaaagacccaaaaatcaggactgtccctataaaaatcagtacatctggtcatcctaaggcTGGGTGAGGTAGCAGGGGAACCCCACAGGAGTATTTTCCCATGGAGAGGCCCAGTCTCAAACATGCTTGCTCCAATAACAAGAGCATTAAGAATCAGGAGAGCTGGGAATGCACCTGCTTCAGCTTCCCCAAATGCTTAACATGGAGctctgatcatttaaaaaatcagcagCCGGTCAGACTTCCCCCAGGCATGAGCCCCTCTCAGGTGGGGAGCAAGGAACGCCTGAAGTTTCAGAGAAGCACTCCAAGAAGTTTGGCTGTTAAACACGTTCAGGACACAAGTTTGTTTTTTACCCCTGGTTGGCTTAAAAATGGAGCTATTTACCAAACCATCCAGAGAGCCTGATGCAACGAAAGCGAGGTTGTGCCTGAAATTAGCACAAGAAGTTTCACTACAAAGGGAAGTCAGGTCAGTGGGGAAACCCAAGGGGGAGAAAAAGCAGACGCAGCAGTTTCTGTAGGTTTTGCTGCCTCTGCACAATCAGCTTGTAAGAACCAGGGTCCTGGCCTTTGCCACTCCAGGCAACCAGAGAATCCTCCAGCGCTGCAAagagcctgccccagccagacaATGGCGGCTCTGCCCACGGGCCCCTTTCATCTCCCGCCACGAGGTGTTACCTTCAGAGCCTGCATGGGGGCCATTTCAGGGCCGCCATCCAGGAGACTCGCCTGCTGCCGACTCCCGCCCCATAGCACAAAAAGGGGATCGGGGAGAGCAGTTTGCAGCCCTCCCTCCACACCCTGGTTTTTGTctgggtggggctgcaggggcagtgtCGCAAACCTTCCTGGGCCCTAAGCCCAGCTCAGGAATCGCTCTCTACCCCTGCAGAGCTGACCTGcagccacctccctccccagcccctaccTGCACAGGACCCTGGAGTAGGCGCCTCTGTTGGGCTGACCCCCTCCAGCTGCTACCAGCGAGCCAGGCTCCATCCTCGCCCAAACACAGAATCAAagtgcctctctccccccacagccccctccagaactctttatgggaggggaggggtttaaACCAGCCTTCCCCAAGGACTAGCCCATCGGCAAGACAGAGAGAttaggacacacccagctgcccATTAGTTTGGAGTAAGGAATGGTCCCCACCCAGCTACTCACCCCTCCATTGATCAGCTACCTGCGGTAGGTGCacaggagggagccaatgggcgAGCGAACAAGGCTTAACACCTTCGTTGCTGTGCTTGGAGAGGTTGGAACTTGGTTTATGTTTATTCAGACCAGTGCAGCCAGAGCCAGACCAGAGGGAAAGACTGCTTCATCTCAGGCATTGCAGCCAACTGGTACAATCAATGCTTGGAGAAAGCAGGATggtctccctcttcccccccccctcccccaatccaacATGTTATTGATGTCCCTGTAAAAATAGAACGTTGTAAAACCAAAGTCTGCAGAGTCTATTGATACCTCAAACTGCAACAGAGACCGAGACCAAGGCCATGGATATTTGGCCCTCATGACACCGGCTTTAAAGGGAGACAAAAAAGGACTGAAAAAATAATTGATGTCCCGGGGGGCGTGTGTGAAATAGACATAAACAGAGCGAGGAGTGCGGGCTGGTCCGAGAACAGCATCCAGCCAAAAAGCTGGACAGAACGGAACAAAGACAGAATCTTCTGCTGAGCAACCATGGGTGTCCCCATCCTGGCAGGGGACGCTGATCCTGAGGCATCGTCACAGGGTGGTCTCGTGGCTAAAGcagtgggctgggagtcaggcgCTCTGAGTTCCATTTCTGCCTTGACCACAGATACCTTACTCTGACTGAGGGCAAATCACTTGGGCCCAGTtcctcaaaggaatttaggttcctaacttccagTGAAATCCATCAATGggagcctaaatacatttgaggaacTGGGTCTTAATCTCTCAGTGCCTCTGTTCCTTATCAATCAATGGGGATAACatttcctttgtctgtttaggcagtaagctctttggggcaggaactccctttatgtacagcacctagcactctgGGCCTCTATACTGTAATAAAACCCCAGGGCTGGGTAGGAATGAGGTAGTGTATACTCCGAGTGTCTTACAATGGTTCGTTGCAATTCTTTGCTGCCGAATCTGGGGAGGGCTTCCGTGAGGGTGTCTatttggtggggaggagagaggcagaTTGGATTTAAATAAACTGAAAGCGTTTCCCCAGTGGGGCTATGGCTACACAAGAGAGTTTACAGCggaggagctgcagctgcaccactgtaagctaACGTAAccactctaaggccttggctacactggcaattcacagcgctgcacttgctgagctcaggggtgtgaaaaaacagtgtaatcagcgcctgcagcgctgcacgctcgctcacagtgctgcaagctattccccttggagaggtggagtacttgcagcgctgcgagaccTGTCGCGAGACCTGCGACTACACTcgcacggcagcgctgtgaatccgcgagtgtagccaaggcctaagccaGGAAAGAGTTCTCCCGTtggcttaactactccagccccagaagctctcctgccaacacagcgctgtccacaccggcgcttcgcGTAGGTTGGTGTAACTTGAGTCACTcagggtggctttttcacatgTAGACAGAGCCTGAGTTTCAGGTTCACTGATGTGACGCCCTGGAATTTTCAACAACACAAAGGAAGGGGCTACATGGAGCACACTGCTAGCCCCTGCCACTTCCTGCTTCACACCATTCTGCACACAAAGCAAAGTAAATGCAAGGACATGGAATAATTGCTTCCAGGGACGGAACAGTAAAGAATACTTGGCTCTGTCCTTTTCTCTGCTACGTTCTGCAATCTGTTAGCAGCTGCCCTTGGGCCCCAGCTGGCCTGACCATTATAGTTCTACCTCCCCAAACCCTTTCAGATCAGACTTGCTGTTTGTCCCCATTTATGTAGGTGTAAAACCCTGTGCCTTGAGGGGCAGGGGGAATGGGGGAGGCTACT encodes:
- the LOC101941172 gene encoding E3 ubiquitin-protein ligase makorin-1-like isoform X3, which produces MEPGSLVAAGGGQPNRGAYSRVLCRNFARGACRWGQNCRFSHDRKSAQICRYFQNGFCGYGDRCSYQHIQDPPAPAWSRCGSQPALSLSRRGSEPAVQPEAAAGSWGGARRGSEPSVPSVTQLQLNFRQLSTEFEEEEEDKETVPTYPPNGAISREFVPRQAPRGSGSRPWDLGLQRTSLAPEAASNKAIVPAPRTLEAAGGLGAAAASVGELRSEDVVCGICMDKVYEKALPEERVFGILPNCSHAYCVGCIRKWRKSREFQNAVIKKIKCKFFARGRGRCPFKSECIYLHEFPARVRPPRQRPPCRTGPVAFNPSPSESSEEEEDDNDVCLFPWALTFALLRGDVDDPDYCHEIFLLDSSDSD